In the Bacillus amyloliquefaciens DSM 7 = ATCC 23350 genome, AAACACGGATGTACAGAAAAAGATTGAAGAGCTATACGCGTAATAAAAAAGCAGGGGAGACTCTGCTTTTTATTTGTGAAAAAAAGTTTTCAATCTTCTGACTTCCCGTTACAATAAAGGAACATATGAATTGAAAAGAGACGGAGGAATGCATCATGAAGTTTTTAGTTGTCGGAGCTGGGGGAGTGGGCGGATATATCGGCGCGCGTCTTGCAGAAAAGGGAAATGACGTTACGTTTCTCGTCCGTCAGAAACGGGCGGAACAATTAAAAGAGACGGGGCTGACCGTCAAAAGTGCAAAAGGTGATGTTGCAATTAAGCCGAAATTAATCATGGCAGACGAAAAAGGTGAGTTTGACGCCGTTATCATCGCTTCAAAAGCGTATTCGTTGAATGATGTCATTCGGGATGTCAAACCGTTTGTTAAAGATTCGTCGGTCATTATTCCTTTTTTAAACGGGTACAGGCATTATAACCAGCTGTTTGAAGCTTTTTCAAAACATCAGGTGCTGGGCGGCCTCTGTTTTATTGAGAGTGCTCTTAACGAAAAAGGGGAAATTCTACATACGAGTGCTGCCCACCGTTTTGTTTTCGGTGAATGGAACGGAGAACGCACCGACCGTATGAATGAGCTGGAAAACGCGTTTGCAGGTGTGAAAGCGGATGTCATCATCAGCCGGGATATTGAAAAGGACATTTGGAAAAAGTATATGTTTATTGCCGCGCAGGCGGGAGTGACTACACTGTTTCAACAGCCGGTCGGACCGATTTTAGATACAGAAGGCGGCCGTAATACGGCAAAGCGTCTTTTTGCTGAAATCGGAGCCATTTTCAGCGCTGCCGGCATTCCGAAAGACCCTGATCTGGAAGAAGAGAGCTATCGTACATTGACAAGTATGTCTTACCATATGAAATCGTCGATGCTGAGAGATATGGAAAAGGGCCGGGTGACGGAAGGTGATCATCTGCACGGTTTTCTGCTTGAAAAAGCGAAAGGCTTGTCTGTTGATACACTTGTTTTGGAAACCGTCTTCGCCAACTTGCAAATGTATGAAGCAAAATAAAAAAGGAGGCCCAAGCGCCTCCTTTTTTATTAAAATGCCCAGTTTCCGTTTCTGAAGATCGGTTCTCTTTTGCCGTCAGCAGTGATGCCGTCGATATTCATATCTTTAGAACCGACCATGAAATCTACATGTGTAATGCTTTCGTTTAATCCTTCTTTGACAAGCTCTTCCCGTGTCATTTGTTTGCCGCCCTCAATATTAAAGGCATATGCACTGCCGATCGCCAAGTGGTTCGATGCGTTTTCATCGTACAGTGTGTTGTAAAATAAGATATTTGACTTTGAAATCGGCGAATCGTACGGCACTAAGGCCACTTCACCCAGATAGTGGGAGCCTTCAT is a window encoding:
- a CDS encoding ketopantoate reductase family protein — its product is MKFLVVGAGGVGGYIGARLAEKGNDVTFLVRQKRAEQLKETGLTVKSAKGDVAIKPKLIMADEKGEFDAVIIASKAYSLNDVIRDVKPFVKDSSVIIPFLNGYRHYNQLFEAFSKHQVLGGLCFIESALNEKGEILHTSAAHRFVFGEWNGERTDRMNELENAFAGVKADVIISRDIEKDIWKKYMFIAAQAGVTTLFQQPVGPILDTEGGRNTAKRLFAEIGAIFSAAGIPKDPDLEEESYRTLTSMSYHMKSSMLRDMEKGRVTEGDHLHGFLLEKAKGLSVDTLVLETVFANLQMYEAK